A stretch of the Siniperca chuatsi isolate FFG_IHB_CAS linkage group LG24, ASM2008510v1, whole genome shotgun sequence genome encodes the following:
- the fbxo3 gene encoding LOW QUALITY PROTEIN: F-box only protein 3 (The sequence of the model RefSeq protein was modified relative to this genomic sequence to represent the inferred CDS: inserted 1 base in 1 codon) → MAASTELAMDHLPSDPLLHILSFLGFRDLVHCSYVSRRLNELYKHNPLWKTLCSKHWLLTDADRLQSGVSWFCLFKQYYRDLGRYIQYYPVLKRAWEQLKSFLQQRCPRMIASLKEGATEVELNDIEAQIGCRLPDDYRCSYRIHNGQKLVIPGLMGSMSLSNHYRSEVLLDVETAAGGFQQRKGMRRCLPLTFCFHTGLSQYMALEPAEGRRMFESFYPCPDQTAQDPSAIDMFITGSRFLEWFTMYVHNVVTGEYPIIRDQIFRYVHDKGCVATTGDITVSVSTSFLPELSSVHPPHFFFTYRIRIEMSSGASPEAACQLDSRYWKITTSDGNVEEVQGPGVVGEFPVMTPGKVHEYASCTTFSTPSEYMEGHYTFHRLANKEEVFHVAIPRFHMVCPPFREPVVRTQKAPTGYTXRFDDHDDDGEYCDGDGDDFGDLRGINMAALEGAWCPRHI, encoded by the exons ATGGCCGCTTCCACGGAGTTAGCGATGGATCACCTCCCTTCAGACCCGCTGCTGCACATTTTATCCTTCCTGGGCTTCAGGGACCTGGTCCA CTGCAGTTACGTCAGCAGGAGGCTGAATGAGTTGTACAAACACAACCCGCTGTGGAAAACCCTCTGCTCCAAACACTGGCTGCTGACCGA tgcgGACCGGCTGCAGAGCGGCGTGTCCTGGTTCTGCCTGTTCAAACAGTACTACAGGGACCTGGGCCGCTACATCCAGTACTACCCGGTCCTGAAGCGGGCCTGGGAGCAGCTGAAGAGCTTCCTGCAGCAGCGGTGTCCACGCATGATCGCATCGCTCAAAG AGGGCGCCACAGAGGTGGAGCTTAACGACATCGAGGCTCAGATTGGCTGCAGGCTTCCTGACGACTACCGCTGCTCGTACCGGATCCACAACGGACAGAAACTGGTGATCCCGGG gctGATGGGCAGCATGTCCCTGTCGAACCACTACCGGTCGGAGGTCCTGCTGGACGTGGAGACGGCGGCCGGAGGCTTCCAGCAGAGGAAGGGGATGAGGCGCTGCCTCCCGCTCACCTTCTGCTTCCACACCGGCCTCAGCCAGTACATGGCCCTGGAGCCCGCCGAGGGGCGCAGGATGTTCGAGAGCTTCTACCCCTGCCCC GATCAGACGGCTCAGGATCCTTCGGCCATCGACATGTTCATCACAG gttccCGTTTCTTAGAGTGGTTCACGATGTACGTCCACAACGTCGTCACAGGAGAATATCCGATCATCAGAGACCAGATCTTCag GTACGTGCACGATAAGGGCTGCGTGGCGACCACCGGTGACATCACCGTCTCCGTTTCTACCTCCTTCCTGCCAGAGCTTTCCTCCGTCCATCCGCCGCACTTCTTCTTCACCTACCGCATCAG GATAGAGATGTCGAGCGGCGCGTCGCCTGAAGCCGCCTGCCAGCTCGACAGCCGCTACTGGAAAATCACCACGTCCGACGGCAACGTGGAGGAAGTTCAGGGGCCCGGCGTGGTCG gagAGTTTCCGGTCATGACGCCTGGAAAAGTCCACGAGTACGCCAGCTGCACCACCTTCTCCACCCCGTCAGAGTACATGGAGGGTCACTACACCTTCCACAGACTGG CCAATAAAGAGGAAGTTTTCCACGTGGCTATCCCTCGCTTCCACATGGTCTGCCCCCCCTTCAGAGAGCCGGTGGTTCGAACG CAGAAGGCGCCGACCGGCTACA CCCGCTTCGACGACCACGACGACGACGGCGAGTACTGCGACGGAGACGGCGACGACTTCGGCGACCTGAGAGGAATCAACATGGCCGCCTTGGAGGGAGCGTGGTGCCCTCGGCACATCTGA